Proteins encoded in a region of the Stieleria neptunia genome:
- a CDS encoding NADPH-dependent assimilatory sulfite reductase hemoprotein subunit, which translates to MSTEAPKLSPVEKIKEESQFLKGTIDTEMAADSDHFGKSDIQLLKFHGTYQQDDRDKRLELKKAGGGKAYAMMVRCRIPGGRITSEQMLAQLDLCDELGDSTMKITTRQTLQLHGVLKKDLRATIHRINEIQLSTLAACGDVNRNVMCCPAKRADGVHQAMVQLTDELVTALAPQTPAYHELWLTDPETGEKTLEGGGPIVEPLYGPTYLPRKFKVGIALPEDNCIDIYTQDLGFLAVVRDGAIIGYNVLVGGGMGVTPALKRTYPALAKRMAFCTPEQAVEVSKAVIKVQRDHGNRADRKVARMKYLVDEWGVEKFRRAVEEQFGQPLADCEPDDVTGFDDHMGWQDQGDGKWSYGLNIENGRLYDNDKRQLKAMMREVCRTFGTELRMTGHQSIIVTDVDPADKDKLIEIIKRHNVPTTEETSTVRRWSMACVALPTCGLAITESERRLPSLIDDLEQPLAKLGLDKERFTIRVTGCPNGCARPYNADLALVGKAKDKYTLFAGGGWLGNRLAYLYKDLVPSDQIAGEIVAIASAYKANRNDGESLGDFCARVGQEDLTVMAAAAPTP; encoded by the coding sequence ATGTCTACCGAAGCGCCGAAGCTTAGCCCGGTCGAAAAAATCAAAGAGGAAAGCCAGTTTCTCAAGGGCACCATCGATACCGAGATGGCCGCCGACAGCGATCATTTCGGTAAATCCGACATCCAATTGCTGAAATTTCATGGCACCTACCAGCAAGACGATCGCGACAAGCGGCTGGAATTAAAGAAAGCCGGCGGCGGCAAAGCGTACGCGATGATGGTCCGATGCCGGATCCCCGGTGGCCGAATCACCAGCGAACAGATGCTCGCGCAATTGGATCTTTGCGACGAGCTGGGTGATTCGACGATGAAAATCACGACCCGGCAAACGCTGCAATTGCACGGCGTGCTCAAAAAGGACCTGCGTGCGACGATCCATCGCATCAACGAAATTCAATTGTCAACCTTGGCCGCCTGCGGCGACGTCAATCGCAACGTGATGTGCTGCCCCGCCAAACGCGCCGACGGGGTGCATCAGGCGATGGTCCAACTGACCGATGAACTGGTCACCGCGCTGGCGCCGCAAACGCCGGCCTACCACGAGCTGTGGCTGACCGATCCGGAGACCGGTGAAAAGACACTCGAGGGCGGCGGGCCGATCGTCGAACCCCTCTACGGACCGACTTACCTGCCGCGAAAATTCAAGGTCGGGATCGCGTTGCCGGAAGACAACTGCATCGACATCTACACGCAAGATCTGGGATTTTTGGCCGTCGTCCGCGACGGTGCGATCATCGGCTACAACGTCCTGGTCGGCGGCGGCATGGGCGTCACGCCGGCACTCAAACGGACCTATCCGGCGCTGGCCAAACGGATGGCATTTTGCACGCCCGAGCAAGCGGTCGAAGTCAGCAAGGCGGTGATCAAGGTCCAGCGCGACCACGGCAACCGCGCCGACCGCAAGGTCGCGCGGATGAAGTACCTGGTCGACGAATGGGGCGTCGAAAAATTCCGCCGCGCGGTCGAAGAACAATTCGGCCAGCCGCTGGCCGATTGCGAGCCCGATGATGTGACGGGCTTCGATGACCACATGGGTTGGCAAGACCAGGGCGACGGAAAATGGTCTTACGGACTGAACATCGAAAACGGCCGTCTGTACGACAACGACAAACGCCAACTCAAGGCGATGATGCGCGAGGTCTGTCGGACCTTCGGCACGGAATTGCGGATGACCGGCCACCAGAGCATCATCGTGACGGACGTCGATCCGGCCGACAAAGACAAACTGATCGAGATCATCAAGCGACACAACGTTCCCACGACCGAAGAAACCAGCACGGTCCGCCGCTGGTCGATGGCCTGCGTCGCGCTGCCGACCTGCGGCCTGGCGATCACCGAAAGCGAACGCCGCTTGCCCAGCCTGATCGATGACCTGGAACAGCCCCTGGCCAAACTCGGGCTGGACAAAGAACGGTTCACGATTCGAGTGACCGGGTGCCCCAACGGATGTGCCCGCCCCTACAACGCGGACTTGGCGTTGGTCGGCAAGGCCAAGGACAAGTACACCCTGTTTGCCGGCGGCGGATGGCTGGGGAACCGCTTGGCGTATTTGTACAAGGACCTGGTCCCGTCGGATCAGATCGCCGGCGAGATCGTCGCCATCGCCTCGGCTTACAAAGCCAATCGAAACGACGGCGAATCGCTGGGCGACTTCTGTGCCCGCGTCGGACAGGAAGACCTGACCGTGATGGCCGCCGCAGCGCCGACGCCCTAG
- a CDS encoding FHA domain-containing protein, whose product MFRLTLLQTNGSRKGRRATIDQSPFLIGRNEQCDLVFSSRSVSRKHCSIAFNDSGVLIQDLGSRNGTVVEGELIEVGVARQLGHHDHLKIGKYTFRVSIRDQVTGKPHYPTPRERSTRSGPPAETSNGAAQLLFELDELASDLGASQGSESPLLRRSAATDGPREGEDDPVESAESEQSDQSSSASPGQGDDDATPSTAKLDVSDVDSEKTSPESGKLPDHLRPKRPRDSQSAASAALRNLFMR is encoded by the coding sequence TTGTTTCGTCTCACCCTTCTCCAGACGAACGGCTCGCGAAAAGGCCGTCGCGCTACGATTGACCAGTCGCCATTTTTGATCGGCCGCAACGAGCAGTGCGATCTCGTGTTTTCCTCGCGGTCGGTCAGCAGAAAGCATTGCTCCATCGCGTTCAATGACAGCGGTGTCTTGATCCAAGACTTGGGCAGCCGCAACGGGACCGTCGTGGAGGGGGAATTGATCGAGGTCGGCGTCGCGAGGCAGCTTGGGCACCACGACCATCTGAAAATCGGCAAGTACACCTTTCGAGTTTCGATCCGAGACCAGGTGACCGGAAAGCCCCATTATCCCACGCCGAGAGAGCGTTCAACGCGGTCGGGGCCTCCGGCGGAGACGTCCAACGGGGCGGCGCAACTGTTGTTCGAGCTTGACGAACTCGCGTCCGACCTGGGGGCTTCGCAGGGATCCGAATCACCGCTGCTGCGGCGATCAGCGGCCACCGACGGGCCGCGGGAGGGCGAGGACGATCCCGTGGAGTCGGCTGAATCGGAACAGAGCGACCAATCATCCTCCGCCTCGCCCGGCCAGGGCGACGATGATGCCACCCCCTCGACCGCCAAGTTGGACGTGTCCGATGTCGACTCCGAGAAGACTTCGCCGGAGTCGGGCAAGCTTCCCGACCACCTCCGCCCCAAGCGGCCCCGGGATTCACAAAGCGCCGCTTCGGCGGCGCTCCGGAATTTGTTCATGCGGTAG
- a CDS encoding ThuA domain-containing protein yields MPSLSRSRFVLILIAALAPWTVQSVFAQQPDPWEQKKAERFKPLTENEKHQIAAAVPSDLAAKPSSKRRVLVFYRCEGFIHTSIPHGNECVRMMAEKSKAFEADFADTYDVFRAENLAKYDAILLNNTTHMQFPEPSMRDAFMDFIIGGKGLIGLHAASDNFNRHPECLAIVGGTFAGHPWGAGGKWAFKLDDPGHVLNAAFDGSGFWHTDEIYQYNPKSYVGTGVLRLLVSLDMSKEAVSSRINDGPREVPVSWIRSAGEGRVFYTNFGHREDTFANPMIVKHMLDGIQYALGDLPADATPTDKIENLQPAWAPAVR; encoded by the coding sequence ATGCCCAGCCTTTCTCGATCGCGATTCGTTCTGATTCTGATCGCCGCCCTCGCACCTTGGACCGTCCAATCGGTTTTCGCTCAGCAACCCGACCCGTGGGAGCAAAAAAAGGCCGAGCGTTTCAAGCCGCTGACGGAGAACGAGAAACATCAAATCGCCGCGGCCGTCCCCAGCGACTTGGCGGCCAAGCCGTCGTCCAAGCGACGCGTTCTGGTCTTTTATCGATGCGAAGGTTTTATTCACACTTCGATTCCGCACGGCAACGAATGTGTGCGGATGATGGCGGAAAAATCCAAGGCCTTTGAAGCCGATTTCGCCGACACCTATGACGTCTTCCGGGCAGAGAACTTGGCGAAATACGACGCCATCCTGTTGAACAATACCACCCACATGCAATTCCCCGAACCGTCGATGCGTGATGCCTTCATGGACTTCATCATCGGCGGCAAAGGCTTGATCGGTCTTCACGCCGCCAGCGACAACTTCAATCGGCATCCGGAGTGCTTGGCGATCGTCGGCGGCACGTTCGCCGGCCACCCCTGGGGTGCCGGAGGGAAATGGGCGTTCAAGTTGGACGACCCCGGCCATGTGCTCAACGCCGCTTTCGACGGTTCGGGATTCTGGCATACCGACGAGATCTACCAATACAACCCCAAGTCCTACGTCGGCACGGGCGTGTTGCGCCTGTTGGTCAGCTTGGACATGAGCAAGGAAGCCGTCTCCAGTCGCATCAACGATGGGCCGCGCGAGGTTCCCGTTTCCTGGATCCGCTCAGCCGGTGAAGGACGCGTGTTCTACACCAACTTTGGTCACCGCGAGGACACGTTTGCCAATCCGATGATCGTCAAACACATGCTCGACGGCATTCAATACGCGCTCGGTGATTTACCGGCCGATGCAACGCCCACGGACAAGATCGAGAACCTCCAGCCCGCATGGGCTCCCGCTGTGAGATAG
- the folD gene encoding bifunctional methylenetetrahydrofolate dehydrogenase/methenyltetrahydrofolate cyclohydrolase FolD — translation MTAVILDGKQVAAEIRADLAKEVADFVAGGAPPPCLTAVLVGEDPASQVYVRNKARACEKAGIDGRTHRLPADAGQDELMALIAELNTDTNVNGILVQLPLPTGSGVDYDEREILDAIDPLKDVDAFSPVNVGLLMQGRPRFLPCTPHGIVQLLGRSNLSVAGKKVCVVGRSDIVGKPMAMMLAQKNGSCGPDVANATVTIAHSRTENLAEVCREADCLIAAVGRPEMITGDMIKPGAIVIDVGINRVGDKLVGDVAFDQAKEIAAAITPVPGGVGPLTIAMLLHNTLAAAKLQSGR, via the coding sequence ATGACGGCAGTGATTTTGGATGGAAAACAAGTCGCGGCGGAAATCCGCGCGGATCTGGCCAAGGAAGTCGCGGATTTTGTCGCCGGCGGTGCCCCGCCACCCTGCCTGACCGCCGTGCTGGTGGGCGAGGACCCCGCCAGTCAGGTCTACGTGCGAAACAAAGCGCGGGCCTGTGAAAAAGCCGGCATCGACGGCCGCACCCATCGCTTGCCCGCTGACGCCGGCCAAGACGAACTGATGGCGCTGATCGCCGAACTCAATACCGATACCAACGTCAACGGCATCCTGGTTCAGCTACCGCTGCCGACAGGCTCCGGGGTGGACTATGACGAGCGAGAGATTCTTGACGCCATCGATCCGCTCAAGGATGTCGACGCGTTTTCGCCCGTCAACGTCGGCCTGTTGATGCAGGGCCGGCCCCGTTTCCTGCCCTGCACCCCGCACGGAATCGTTCAACTGCTCGGACGATCGAACCTGTCGGTCGCCGGAAAAAAAGTCTGCGTCGTCGGACGCAGCGACATTGTCGGCAAACCAATGGCAATGATGCTGGCCCAGAAAAACGGTTCGTGCGGCCCCGATGTCGCCAATGCCACGGTGACGATCGCGCACAGTCGGACAGAGAATCTGGCTGAGGTGTGCCGCGAAGCGGATTGCCTGATCGCCGCGGTCGGCCGCCCCGAAATGATCACCGGCGACATGATCAAACCCGGCGCCATCGTGATCGATGTCGGAATCAACCGCGTCGGCGACAAACTGGTCGGCGACGTGGCCTTCGATCAGGCCAAAGAAATTGCCGCGGCGATCACTCCGGTCCCCGGCGGAGTCGGCCCGCTGACGATCGCGATGTTGTTGCACAACACCCTGGCCGCGGCGAAA